The DNA segment TGCCGTGATGCACGTCGAAGTCGACGATGGCCACGCGGGCGAGGCCATGGACCGCCAGTGCGTGGGCCGTACCGACTGCAATGTTGTTGTACAGGCAAAAACCCATCGCGCGCGCGGGCTCGGCGTGGTGTCCCGGCGGACGCACGGCGCAAAAGGCGCGCCGAACGTCGCCGTGGATCACCCGATCCACAGCCATCACCACCGCGCCAGCCGCATGCCGGGCGGCCTCGAGGCTGCCCGGTGACAACGCGGTATCGGGATCGAGTGCTGCGTGACCTGCCTCTGGGCGCGCGGCCTCCAGGGCATCGAGATAGCGCCCCGTATGCACGCGCAGCAACTGCTCACGGGTGGCCGCAGGCGCCTCCAGATGATGCAGCAACCCATCCAGCCCAGACGCGATGAGCTGATCGCCGATGGCACCCAGACGAGCCGGGGATTCGGGATGTCCATGACCCGGATCATGTCCGCGACAGGTCGGGTGAGAGATCAGTAATACGGACATGTCATGACCCTGACGATAGGCATCCGTTAAGCTTAACATCCGTCCGCCGACACCCGAGAGCCGCCATGCCAACGCATACCCTGGAGGCGCTGTTCGCCGCCGAGCGCATCGCAATCATCGGTGCCAGCCCGCGTGCCGACGCCGTCGGCGGTCGCCTGCTGCGCAATCTGGTTGAAGCCGGTTACCAAGGCCGCATTCACCCGGTGAACCCCAAATACGCACGCATCGGTCGGCGTCGTTGCTATCCCGATGTGGCCGCCATCGAAGAACACGTGGACCTGGCGGTAATCGCAACGCCGGCGGCTTCCGTGCCGGCCATCCTGCGCCAGTGCGGCGAACACGGGGTCGGGGCTGCCATCGTCGTCTCCGCTGGATTCGCCGAAAGCGGCCCCGAGGGACGACAGCTTCAACTTGACCTGATCGAGGCGGCACGGCCCTCGGGTCTGCGCGTACTCGGCCCGAACTGCCTCGGGCTGATCCGGCCTCATCTCCATCTCAATGCCACCTTCAGCAACAATCAGGCCCTGCCTGGGGACGTCGCGCTGGTCTCGCAATCCGGCGCCTTGTGTACCGCCATCCTCGATTGGGCCGAGCCCAATCAGGTCGGCTTTTCGGCCGTGGTCTCGATGGGTGACGCCGCTGATGTGGACTTCGGCGATATCCTCGATTACCTCGCACTCGACGTGCACACGCGCAGTATTTTGCTCTATGTAGAGGGCGTGCAGGATGCGCGGCGCTTCATCAGTGGCTTGCGGGCCGCCGCGCGCATGAAGCCTGTGATCGTGATCAAGGCCGGGCGTCATGCCGCCGGATCGCGTGCCGCAAGCTCGCATACCGGCGCCCTGGTGGGCGCCGACGATGTATTCAATGCCGCCCTGGAACGCGCTGGCGTGGTGCGTGCCTACAGCATCGAGCAACTCTTTTCCGCTGCACAGATCCTCTCCAGCGGCCACCGTTTGCATGGCAACCGCCTGCTCATCCTTGGCAACGCCGGCGGCCCTGGCGTGCTCGCCACCGACCGCGCCAGCGAGCTGGACCTCGCACTGGCGCAGCTCGCACCGGAGACCATCGAGGCCCTCGATGCGGTACTGCCGGCGCAGTGGCCGCGCGCGAATCCCGTCGATATCCTCGGCGATGCCGAGCCCGCACGCTATGCCAAAGCCCTCGACATCTGCCTGGCTGATCCAGGCGTCGATGCCGCGCTGGTGATACTCACCCCGCAGGGCATGACCGACCCGCTGGGCTGTGCCGAGGCGGTGATCGGCGTGGCACGTCGCGGCAAGCCCGTAACCGCCTGCTGGATGGGACAAAAACAGGTAGCCCCTGCGTGGTCGCGCTTCGCGGAGGCGCATCTCCCCTATTTCCATACCCCCGAGGCGGCCATCGAGGCGCTGGATTATCTCGCCAAATATCAGCGCAACCAGCACCTGCTGCTACAGGTCCCCGGCTCGCTGTCGCAGCATGCCGAGCCCGACATCGAGGGCGCACGCATGATCATCGAGGGGGTGCTGAACGAAGGACGCGACACGCTGAGCACCCAAGAATCCAAGGCCCTGCTGACCGCCTTCCGTATCCCCGTCATGCCGGCAATGCTGGCGCGCAACGCCAACGAGGCCCTGGTTGCGGCAGAAACCCTGGGCTTTCCGGTGGCGATGAAGATCGCCTCGCATACGCTCTCTCACAAATCCGACGCAGGGGGCGTGCATCTCGACATCCGTACGCCCGCAGCCGTGCGCGCGGCTTACCGTGAACTCCTCGACGACGTCCGCAGGGCACGCCCGGATGCCGACATCGACGGGGTTACCCTAGAGCGCATGGCCGATACCCGCAACGGCCGCGAACTCATCATCGGCGTGGTAAGAGACCCGGTATTCGGCCCGGCGATCAGCTTCGGTGCTGGCGGTACCCAGGTTGAGATTCTCAAGGATCGCGCCGTCGCCCTACCACCACTCAATACGCTGCTGATCGACTCCCTGATAGAGCGCACCCGCGTCGCCTGCCTGCTACACGATTTTCGGCAGATGCCCGCGATCGACCACGCCGCACTCGTACGGGTACTCCATCGCATTTCCGAGCTGGTTTGCGAGCTGCCGGAAATTCTGGAGATGGATATCAACCCGCTGATCGCCAGCGATCGTGGCGTGATCGCGGTAGATGCACGCTTCGTGATCGCGCCCTCACCGGGAGACGCTGACCCCTATGCGCACATGGCGATCCATCCCTATCCAGTACATCTTGCGCAGCGCTGGCAACTGCCCGACGGCACCGATCTTCGCATCCGACCGATCCGTCCTGAGGATGCTCAAGTCGAGCAAAGCTTCGTGCTGGGGCTATCCGAGGAAAGCAAGTACTTCCGCTTCCGCCAGACACTCAACGCATTGACGCCAGAGATGCTGGTGCGTTTCACCCAGATCGATTACGACCGTGAGATGGCCTTCATCGCGGTGACCGGACCAGAGGATGCAGAAATCGAAATCGGCGTGTCACGCTACATTGCGAATCCAGACCGGGAAAGCTGCGAATTCGCACTGGTGGTGGCCGACGACTGGCAACGCAAGGGTATTGGCACACGCTTGATGGAGGCACTGATGCGCACCGCACACGATCGCGGATTACGGCACATGGAGGGCGAAGTGGTGATGCGCAATCAGGCCATGCTCGCCCTGGTCACACGCCTGGGTTTCGACCGACGCCCTCACCCCGATGACCCCGAGGTACGCATCGTCTCGCGAACGCTCTAGTAATAAATATCGCCCAGAAAAAAACGGGGAGGTGGGTAGCGTCCACCTCCCCGCGACCATCGATATCAGGCGCCGACCGCCTCCGCCACGGGCACGGTCTTGCCTGCACGCATCACGCGATACAGCAGACCGGCTGCGATCGCACCGACTGGCGTGGCCACCAGATAGACCCAGATGTGCGTGTACACACCCGAGGCCACGGCCGGACCGATCGTCCTCGCCGGGTTAAGGCTGGCACCGGTCAATCCACCGAAGAACATCACTGAAATCGAGATGGTCAACCCGATGGCCAGCGGCGCCATGACACCGGCACGGTCACTCATCGCCGTATGCAACACCGTGGACATCAGGAAGAACGTCCCGATCATCTCCAGCACAAAGCCACCCGTGAGCGTGGTCAGCTTGGTATTGATCAACGTCGCGCCCAGGTCGCCGTATGGCCCCACGTGCGTGCCACTATGATCGTGTGCGAAGATAAAGCCCAGTATCAGGCCCGCAACGATGCCGCCCGCGATCTGCGCCGCGATGTAGGGTAGGATCCGCGCCGGCGGCAACTTGCCCGCCACCGCCGCACCCAGGGTGATTGCCGGATTCACCAAGCCTCCGCTGATGTCGCCGAACACGAAGATGGCAATCGCCACCGCCAAGCCGTTAGCCAGCGCTGCATCCAGCAGCCCGGCATGTCCCGTGGTCACCATGGCGGCGGCGCCGCCCCCAAAAAAGATCAGTCCGAACGTGCCGATAAACTCGGCGATCAGAGCCTTACTCATGTTTTGCATTGCAGCATTCTCCTTTGGACGGAATTACCCCCAATTCGCCGATGCATCAAATCCTTTTATGACATATAGATAAACAATTTTCTGGACGCTGTTTAATTATCAGCGCCAAGCATAGGACTGCATTTCACCAGGGCGGTTCAGGACTTTTAGCATTACGCTTTGGTAAGAATTTAACTATGGCGGTGCAAGGCGATGCCTATCGCACCCTTGAAAAACCGAGCAATACACTCAACTATTAACCCCTGAGTCCCATCATTCAGGGAGATATCGATGAGTCTATTCCGACAGCTGTATGACGAAGACAGCTCAACCTTGAGCTACCTGATCGCCGACGCGGATACGCAGGACGCCGTGATGATCGACCCCGTGCTGGGGCAGCATCAACGCGATCTGAAACTGATCGAGACGCTCGGCCTGAAGCTGCGCTATATCGTCGAAACCCACGTACACGCCGACCACGTGACCGGTGCCGGCCGTCTGCGCGAGGCCACGGGGGCGCGTGTCGCAGTCGGTGCAGCCGCGGACGTGAGCTGTGCAGACATCCAAATCGCAGATGGGGCACGCCTGGCTTTCGGCAAGGAACACCTCTCCGCGATGGCCACGCCCGGACACACGCGCGGCTGCACCAGTTATCGCTGGCATGATCGCGTGTTTACCGGCGACACCCTGCTCATCGGCGGCTGTGGACGTACGGATTTCCAACAAGGCAATGCCGGCCAACTCTACGACAGTCTGCAACGATTGTTGGCGCTGTCGGACGAGACCTTGGTTTACCCAGGACACGACTACGCAGGGCGTCGTGTGTCATGCATCGGTGAGGAGCGCACGCTCAATTCGAGAATCGCCGGGCAAGACCGTGAGGCGTTCGTCGCACTGATGGAAGGCTTGTCGTTACCCTACCCACGCCATATCGACGAGGCATTGCCGGCCAACCAAGCTTGCGGCAGGCTCGCCTGAGCGGGTGGTTATGCGCAGACCCGCAGGGGCAAACCGCGCGGGGCTGGTACGCGCGGTCTAAATATCCACTTGGATACCCAGCTCCACCGAGCGCCCAGCAGGTAGACGGTAGTACTCCACCGCGCCTTGCGCGTTGCGTGCCATGAAGGCGAACAAACGCCTACGCCAGCGCGAAACGATGGGATTGCGACCGGCAACTGCGATGTGCAGTCGATCCGCATAATAGGTCGTGGCCTCCGCCTCCAACCCCGGAATCGCGCCCAGGTCTTGGCACAACTTGGTCGCCACGCTCAGGTTCGGCGTCTGCATGAAGCCATAGTTCACGAATACCCGGTAGAAATCGGCACCCAAGGCGGTAATTTCCAAGCGATCCGAAGCGGACACGCGCGGCACGTCTCGAGTGACCGCGGTCATCAGTAATACGCGTTCATGCAGTACCTGATTGAGCTTGAGGTGGTGCAGCAAGCCTTGCGGCACGGTGTCTCCAGGCCCACAAAGGAATACGGCCGTACCACGCACGCGAGCGGGAGGCTCGAAGGAAAGGCTCTGCAGAAACGTCGCCACCGGCATACCGCGCTCCTGGGCCGTAGCTCGGCGCAGCTGCATCCCGCGACGCCAGGTCGTCATCAGCATGACCACGGCACCAGCTACCAGCAGAGGCAGCCAGCCGCCGTCCGGCACCTTGAGCAAATTGGAGCTGAGGAACACCAGATCGGGGATCAGAAACAGACCGGCCACCAGGCCGGCGCGTAGTAGCGACCAGTGCCAGCGGCTACGCATGACCCAGAAGGCCAATATTGTGGTGATCGCCATGGTGGCGCTCACCGCCACGCCGTACGCCCCCGCCAACCGGGCGGTCGAACCGAAGCCGATGACCACCGCGATGGTCGCGATCATCAACACCACGTTCACGCCGGGCATATAGATCTGCCCCATTTCCTCGGCCGAGGTCTGCACGATCCCCAAACGGGGACTCAAACCCATCTGTATCGACTGACGTGCCAGCGAATAGGCCCCGGAGATGACCGCCTGCGATGCGATGACGGTGGCCACCGTCGCCAGTGCGACCATCGGGTACACCCCCCAGGTCGGCACCAGGCTATAGAACGGATGCGCCGCCTTCGCCGGATCGATGAGTAGAATCGCCCCCTGACCGAAGTAATTGAGCAGCAGGGCCGGTAGCACCAGGCTAAACCAGGCCCAGCGTATCGGCGCCGGCCCAAAGTGACCCATGTCGGCATACAGCGTCTCACCGCCGGTGACCACCAGGAACACGCTACCGAGCACCAGAAAAGCCGTGCCGGGTGCATCCATAATGAAGCGCGCGGCGGCCAGCGGGTTGGCGCTGGCGAGTACCGCGGGTGCCTCGAGGATGCCGTGCAGCCCCAGCAAAGCCAGGATCGAAAACCACAGCAGCATGATGGGACCGAGCCAGCGGCCGAGGCGGGCCGTGCCCTTGCGCTGGGTGGCAAACAGGAACAGCAGGGTGAGCACGGTAATGGGAATCACCCAGGGTCGCAACGCGGGTGCCGCCACGCGTAACCCATCTACCGCACTGAGTACGGAAATCGCCGGCGTGATCATGCCGTCACCGTAGAGCAGTGCGGCGCCGAAGGTGCCCAGCAAGATCAGTAGTATCGCGCCGCGACCATTGCTGCGCCAAGGATCGAGCAGCGCAAGCAAGGCGAGTATCCCGCCCTCGCCCCGGTTGTCGGCCTGCATCATAAAGGCGACGTATTTGATCGAGATCACCACGATCAAGGCCCAGAAGATCAGCGACAGGATGCCGAGCACATGCGCAGGTGTTACCGCGAGGTGTCCGCCGCTGTAGAAGCAGGCATGCAGGGCATATAGGGGGCTGGTGCCGATATCACCGTAGACGATGCCCAGAGCCATTAGACTCAGGGAGGCGGTGCGGCGTCGCTCGACAGATTTTGCGGGGGGGCCGGCTGGGTATCGGGATGGCTGACCGATGTCGCGTTCATCGCCGCTCAGATCGCGTGCAAGCTGCGCCCGAACCTTTTTCGTTACCGTCGTTTTCCATTGCAAGTCCCTCCGGCATACGCAACGCGTCGCCAACCGCCACATGCGGATAGCACTACGACGCGGGCGCACGGGAATAGTTCCACCTTAATCGCTTTAACTTCTTAAGCCTTGGGCCGCACCGCTCGCTCAACCGTAATCGAGGGCGCCCTCGCCCCCGCCCGGATCCTCGAGGCTCAATACCTCGGCGTCATCGTCGTAGGCGAAGATTTCGGCGTAGCGCCCCCAATTGATGACCACGTCGAGCACGCGTTGCGATTCGTCGTCACTCAGGCTGTCCTCCAGCTCGGCCAGAAACCGCTCTGCGGGTGCGCGGTGGTTGGGGCGCTCATCGAGCACGCTGCGGATGTGCGCGGCCAACGGAATATGTTTGAGCAGCTGACGTGCGAATACCGCCTTGCGTTCCTGGGTATCGCCGTTGACGTAGCGCCGGCCGATGGTGGTCAACGCGATCTGTCCCTGCACGACCATGGCCAGATCCAGAATCTCCAGCGACTCGACCAATGGAAACAGGTCGTCGACCGAGAGCTGCATGTCGTCCGCAAGATCGGGGAGGCTGATGAAGCGCTGCCCCGACGTCTCGCTCTCCGCGTCGATGGCCTCGATCAGGCCGGCCAAGCGATTGATCGCCGCCGTGGGCAATCGATAACTCACGCCCTCGGCGCGGCGCGGCGCCTCCGGCCCACGCCGGGTCATAATCGCGTATATCTCCTCAACCAGGCGACGGAATTCCGGGGCCTGGCGGTTGCGCGGCTGCGGTAGGCGCACCGGAATTTCGGCCGCCACCCGCCCTGGATTGGAGGCGAAGATGATGATGCGATCGGCCATCAGCACGGCCTCCTCGATATTGTGCGAGACCAGCAAAATACCGCGCAGCGGGATCTGGCGTGCCTCCCACAAGTCCAGCAGATCGGTGCGCAGATTCTCGGCGGTCAGCACGTCCAGCGCGGAAAAGGCCTCGTCCATCAACAACACGTCGGGATCGACCACCAACGCGCGCGCAAAGCCGACTCGTTGACGCATGCCGCCGGAAAGCTCGCGCGGGTAAGCCGACTCGAAGCCATCGAGACCGATCAGGTCAATGGCCGCCAAGGCGCGGCGCAGGCGCTCGGCACGCGGCACGCCACGCGCCTCCAGCCCCAACTCCACGTTCTCCAGCACGGTCAACCAGGGAAACAGCGCGAAACTCTGAAACACCATGGACAGCCCAGGCACCGGGCCGGTTACCGGGCGGTCGCGGTAGATCACCTCGCCACCGGTAGGCGGCACCAATCCCGACATGATCCGTAACAGGGTCGACTTACCCGAACCCGAGCGCCCGAGCAACACCAAGATTTCGCCCTCATGCAGGCATAGATCGACACCGTCGAGAATCTTCAAATCCTCGCCGTCCGGGCTCTTGAAGGCCTTCTGCACACCATTCAGGCGCAGGATTTCCGTGGCAGTCATAGCGTGTACCCTCCTTAGTCGAGCCGCCAGCGCGTCTCGGCGAACTGATAGAGACGATGCCAGACGAAGCGATTGATGGTGATGACGAACAGCGCCATGACACCGGTGCCGAGCACGACGTGACGCACGTCACCGCGTGCGGTGGCCTGAGCGATGTAGGCACCGAGCCCGGTGGCAACCAGCGTATGGTTACCCCAGCTCACGACCTCGGCGACGATGCTCGCGTTCCAGGCGCCACCCGAAGCTGTGATCGCTCCGGTGACGTAGGATTGGAACACACCGGGGAACAAGAGCCTGCGGAAACGCAGCCACCCGCTCAATCCCAGGTTGCGCGAGGCTTCCTTCAGATCCGAGGGCAGGGCCGCCGCGCCACCGACGACGTTGAACAGGATGTACCACTGGCTACCGAGGATCATCAGCGGACTGACCCAGATGTTCACGTTGAGGTGGAACCCGACGATCCCCACCACGACCAGCGGGAACAGCAAATTCGCGGGGAAGGCGGCCAGGAACTGGGCCAATGGCTGAATCCGCTGCGCCAGGCGCGGGCGTAAACCGATCCAGATACCGATCGGCACCCAGACAACGCTGGCCAGCACCACCAACGCGAACACACGCAGCGCGGTAGCACCACCGAGCATGAAGACATGCGCAACCTCGCCCCAACCATAATCGCGCGGGATGATGCGCCACATTTCGATCAGCGTGGCGACCACGGCCAGCGCCAGCACCAGATTGAAGGCCAAGTCAGGCCAACGCCGGACGCGTTGGTCTGCGGGCTCTGGGAATGTTTTCGGTCGACTACCCAGACGCAAACTGGCCTGCCAGAACACGCCTGGCACCACCGCCAACAAGCGCATGATCCGTGTCCGCTTGATGAAATCGAGCACCGCCGATTCCGGTGCCGTGGACGAGGCGCTGCTCTCGAACTTGAACTTGTCGGCCCAGGCCACCACCGGGCGGAATAACAGCCAGTCGTAGAGCAGGATCACCAACAACATGGTCAGGATGGCCCAGCCGATCGCACCCAGATTACGCTGCTGGATGGCCAGCGCGATATACGAGCCAACGCCGGGCACCATGATCTGATGCCCGCCGACCGTGATCGCCTCGGCCGCGACCACGAAGAACCAGCCACCAGACACCGACATCATGGTATTCCACACCAATCCGGGCATGGCATAGGGTAATTCCAGGCGCCAGAAGCGCAACCAGGGCGAAAGTTGATAGGTCGCCGAGGCCTCGCGCAAATCACGCGGCACCGTCTTGAGCGAGTGATACAGGCTGAAGGCCATGTTCCAGGCCTGCGAAGTAAACACCGCAAAGATCACCGCCATCTGCACACCCCACAGGCTGCCGGGGAACAAGGCGACGAAACCAGCCACGGTAATCGACAGATAGCCGAGGATCGGCACCGATTGCAGCACATCGAGCGCCGGCACCAGGATGCGCTCGGCATAGCGGTTTTTCGCTGCCAGGGTGGCGTAGACGAGCGAAAACAGCAGCGACAAACCCAGCGCCGCCGCCATTCGCAGCACCGTATACAGCGCATAACCGGGCAGCGCCAACGGCGACAAGCTGATCGGCAACGGCTGCCCGATGACATACGGCGCACTCATGCGCCCGCCAGCCCAGGCCACCAGATAGATCAGCCCGAAGACCAGTGGCAACGCGATCAGATCGCGGCGATTGGGCAATGGCAGCCGGGCGGGCAACGATGGAAGCTGGGCCACGTGCGCGGATCTCCTGTGGGGCCATACAGCCATGGCGCGGGTGGGATGTC comes from the Acidihalobacter yilgarnensis genome and includes:
- a CDS encoding histone deacetylase family protein, whose translation is MSVLLISHPTCRGHDPGHGHPESPARLGAIGDQLIASGLDGLLHHLEAPAATREQLLRVHTGRYLDALEAARPEAGHAALDPDTALSPGSLEAARHAAGAVVMAVDRVIHGDVRRAFCAVRPPGHHAEPARAMGFCLYNNIAVGTAHALAVHGLARVAIVDFDVHHGNGTEAVFRDEPRVLLCSTFEHPLYPDSGADTQSAHIVNVPLPAGTDGASYRRAFEARILPALEAFKPELLMVSAGFDGHREDPLAHLTLVEDDYDWITRRLIDLAERHCGGRLVSALEGGYALPALGRSVAAHVKALLEYAPAQRTS
- a CDS encoding bifunctional acetate--CoA ligase family protein/GNAT family N-acetyltransferase — its product is MPTHTLEALFAAERIAIIGASPRADAVGGRLLRNLVEAGYQGRIHPVNPKYARIGRRRCYPDVAAIEEHVDLAVIATPAASVPAILRQCGEHGVGAAIVVSAGFAESGPEGRQLQLDLIEAARPSGLRVLGPNCLGLIRPHLHLNATFSNNQALPGDVALVSQSGALCTAILDWAEPNQVGFSAVVSMGDAADVDFGDILDYLALDVHTRSILLYVEGVQDARRFISGLRAAARMKPVIVIKAGRHAAGSRAASSHTGALVGADDVFNAALERAGVVRAYSIEQLFSAAQILSSGHRLHGNRLLILGNAGGPGVLATDRASELDLALAQLAPETIEALDAVLPAQWPRANPVDILGDAEPARYAKALDICLADPGVDAALVILTPQGMTDPLGCAEAVIGVARRGKPVTACWMGQKQVAPAWSRFAEAHLPYFHTPEAAIEALDYLAKYQRNQHLLLQVPGSLSQHAEPDIEGARMIIEGVLNEGRDTLSTQESKALLTAFRIPVMPAMLARNANEALVAAETLGFPVAMKIASHTLSHKSDAGGVHLDIRTPAAVRAAYRELLDDVRRARPDADIDGVTLERMADTRNGRELIIGVVRDPVFGPAISFGAGGTQVEILKDRAVALPPLNTLLIDSLIERTRVACLLHDFRQMPAIDHAALVRVLHRISELVCELPEILEMDINPLIASDRGVIAVDARFVIAPSPGDADPYAHMAIHPYPVHLAQRWQLPDGTDLRIRPIRPEDAQVEQSFVLGLSEESKYFRFRQTLNALTPEMLVRFTQIDYDREMAFIAVTGPEDAEIEIGVSRYIANPDRESCEFALVVADDWQRKGIGTRLMEALMRTAHDRGLRHMEGEVVMRNQAMLALVTRLGFDRRPHPDDPEVRIVSRTL
- a CDS encoding MIP/aquaporin family protein, giving the protein MQNMSKALIAEFIGTFGLIFFGGGAAAMVTTGHAGLLDAALANGLAVAIAIFVFGDISGGLVNPAITLGAAVAGKLPPARILPYIAAQIAGGIVAGLILGFIFAHDHSGTHVGPYGDLGATLINTKLTTLTGGFVLEMIGTFFLMSTVLHTAMSDRAGVMAPLAIGLTISISVMFFGGLTGASLNPARTIGPAVASGVYTHIWVYLVATPVGAIAAGLLYRVMRAGKTVPVAEAVGA
- a CDS encoding MBL fold metallo-hydrolase, translated to MSLFRQLYDEDSSTLSYLIADADTQDAVMIDPVLGQHQRDLKLIETLGLKLRYIVETHVHADHVTGAGRLREATGARVAVGAAADVSCADIQIADGARLAFGKEHLSAMATPGHTRGCTSYRWHDRVFTGDTLLIGGCGRTDFQQGNAGQLYDSLQRLLALSDETLVYPGHDYAGRRVSCIGEERTLNSRIAGQDREAFVALMEGLSLPYPRHIDEALPANQACGRLA
- a CDS encoding potassium transporter Kup produces the protein MQWKTTVTKKVRAQLARDLSGDERDIGQPSRYPAGPPAKSVERRRTASLSLMALGIVYGDIGTSPLYALHACFYSGGHLAVTPAHVLGILSLIFWALIVVISIKYVAFMMQADNRGEGGILALLALLDPWRSNGRGAILLILLGTFGAALLYGDGMITPAISVLSAVDGLRVAAPALRPWVIPITVLTLLFLFATQRKGTARLGRWLGPIMLLWFSILALLGLHGILEAPAVLASANPLAAARFIMDAPGTAFLVLGSVFLVVTGGETLYADMGHFGPAPIRWAWFSLVLPALLLNYFGQGAILLIDPAKAAHPFYSLVPTWGVYPMVALATVATVIASQAVISGAYSLARQSIQMGLSPRLGIVQTSAEEMGQIYMPGVNVVLMIATIAVVIGFGSTARLAGAYGVAVSATMAITTILAFWVMRSRWHWSLLRAGLVAGLFLIPDLVFLSSNLLKVPDGGWLPLLVAGAVVMLMTTWRRGMQLRRATAQERGMPVATFLQSLSFEPPARVRGTAVFLCGPGDTVPQGLLHHLKLNQVLHERVLLMTAVTRDVPRVSASDRLEITALGADFYRVFVNYGFMQTPNLSVATKLCQDLGAIPGLEAEATTYYADRLHIAVAGRNPIVSRWRRRLFAFMARNAQGAVEYYRLPAGRSVELGIQVDI
- a CDS encoding ABC transporter ATP-binding protein; translated protein: MTATEILRLNGVQKAFKSPDGEDLKILDGVDLCLHEGEILVLLGRSGSGKSTLLRIMSGLVPPTGGEVIYRDRPVTGPVPGLSMVFQSFALFPWLTVLENVELGLEARGVPRAERLRRALAAIDLIGLDGFESAYPRELSGGMRQRVGFARALVVDPDVLLMDEAFSALDVLTAENLRTDLLDLWEARQIPLRGILLVSHNIEEAVLMADRIIIFASNPGRVAAEIPVRLPQPRNRQAPEFRRLVEEIYAIMTRRGPEAPRRAEGVSYRLPTAAINRLAGLIEAIDAESETSGQRFISLPDLADDMQLSVDDLFPLVESLEILDLAMVVQGQIALTTIGRRYVNGDTQERKAVFARQLLKHIPLAAHIRSVLDERPNHRAPAERFLAELEDSLSDDESQRVLDVVINWGRYAEIFAYDDDAEVLSLEDPGGGEGALDYG
- a CDS encoding ABC transporter permease is translated as MAQLPSLPARLPLPNRRDLIALPLVFGLIYLVAWAGGRMSAPYVIGQPLPISLSPLALPGYALYTVLRMAAALGLSLLFSLVYATLAAKNRYAERILVPALDVLQSVPILGYLSITVAGFVALFPGSLWGVQMAVIFAVFTSQAWNMAFSLYHSLKTVPRDLREASATYQLSPWLRFWRLELPYAMPGLVWNTMMSVSGGWFFVVAAEAITVGGHQIMVPGVGSYIALAIQQRNLGAIGWAILTMLLVILLYDWLLFRPVVAWADKFKFESSASSTAPESAVLDFIKRTRIMRLLAVVPGVFWQASLRLGSRPKTFPEPADQRVRRWPDLAFNLVLALAVVATLIEMWRIIPRDYGWGEVAHVFMLGGATALRVFALVVLASVVWVPIGIWIGLRPRLAQRIQPLAQFLAAFPANLLFPLVVVGIVGFHLNVNIWVSPLMILGSQWYILFNVVGGAAALPSDLKEASRNLGLSGWLRFRRLLFPGVFQSYVTGAITASGGAWNASIVAEVVSWGNHTLVATGLGAYIAQATARGDVRHVVLGTGVMALFVITINRFVWHRLYQFAETRWRLD